aaagatagattaccaaggtaatcttaaaaaccaggaaccaaacgcccccttagtttttagggtttaagagatgaaaatgagattaaattttaagggattaaagttttattaactttaaccgTCTATGgatggataaataagattttcaaagttaaatgatgaaaattggGAATGCAGCATATTTTAGGGAGAAATAAATCCTGtggccaaaaataaaattgcataCGATTTAACCCAAAACCAATCAAACTTGTACTTTAAGGCACAATCAGGTGATCATATTGCAAAGGATTTTGCTCTTGATCATGCATCATCATTCTCCAAACGCTAAACTTTTCAAGTCCAGAACAATAAAATCTATTCATCATCAAGTCAATCCAAAGCCAACCCAATTGCCACAAAATATTTTCCCAACTCAACGCCTTTTCTCTGATGTTGCTTCCCTCTTGCAAGAATGCAAAGACAAACGCCAACTCAATCAAGTCCATGCCCATATGATAACCACAGGCCTTATTCAGTACCCGCCCTCAGCAAGCAAACTTGTTGCATCATTTGCCTTGAGTAACTTCTCAGGCACAACTTCTACTGCTCGTTCAATTGCCGAGCGGGTCAGGGGTCGAAATTCTTACACTTGGAACACTATCATCAGAGGTTTTTTGGAGGAAAATAAACCTGAAGATGCGTTTTCGGTTTACTCTTATGTGAGAAAAAAAGCCTTGCCTGTTGATAGTTACACCCTCATGTTTGTTACCAAAGCGTGTGGGTTAATTACATTGAGTCTTGGAGAGCAGGTGCACGCTCAAATTTGCAAAATGGGATTTGTGTTTGAGATTATAATTCAAACTGCTTTGCTTGGATTGTATGCTTTGTTTGGTGTGCTTAGTGATATGCAACAAATGTTCGATGAAATGCCGCACAGAGACATAGTTACTTGGAATGCACTTATCGCTGCTTATGCGCAACATGGCTCTCATTTTAAGGTGCTTGAATTATTACGTGCCATGATGAACGATAGTTTGGGGCCAAATGAAAAGACCGTTGTGAGCATTCTTTCTGCTTTCTCGTCTTTGAAAGGTTTAAGGGAGGGTAAAGTTGTTCATTGTTATGTGGTCAAGAGCATTGTTAATTTAGATGTTTTCGTGTACAATGCTTTAATTGGCATGTATTCAAAATGTGGGAATTTGCCATGTGCTCTGCGGATTTTTCAACTGATGCCAGTAAGGAATGTGGTTTCTTGGACCTTGATGATCAATGGTTGTTGTGATAACAATTTTCCCAACGAGGGACTAGATTTGTTCAAAGAAATGGAGTGTGAAAATGTGAAACCAGATGCAATCACCATGATAAGTGTCGTTTCAATGTGTTCAAAATTGGGGAGTTTCGAGCTTGGAGAGTGGATTGACCAGTATGTTGAGAAGAGTGGATTAGCAAACGAGAGTGTTTCTTTAGCAAATGCACTTATTGACATGCATGCCAAATGTGGTAATATCAAGAAAGCTTGTCAAGTTTTTGATGGGATTGTGGAGAAAACTCTAGTTTCTTGGAATAGTATTATACATGGACTAGCAGTTCACGGGCAAGGAATTTCAGCTCTGGTTCGGTTCTCCCAAATGCTAAGGGAAGGGTTTGAACCAGATGACATTGTCTTCTTGAGCATCTTATCTGCGTGCAGCCATGCAGGATTGGTTGATGAGGGACAAAAATGCTTCCATTCAATGATAAAAGATTATCATTTAGAACCATGGCTGGAGCACTATGCTTGCATGGTGGATCTTTTATGCAGAGCTGGCTTGATTAACGAGGCTTTTGAATTCATAGTTAATATGCCAGTTAACCCAAATACAATTATGCTGCGAATTTTGCTGAAGGCATGTCAAAATCATGGGGATATCGTTATTGCTAATCAAGTTATGAACTATCTGTATGAACTGGGTCCAAAGAGTAAAGAGGACTACTTAGTTTTATCGAATTTCTATGCCACCGTCTCCAAATGGGATGTTGTTGATGAAGTTAGGAAAGAGATGAAGGTCAAGGGATTAGCCATCCGAGATCCTGGTTGTAGTTCTATTGAGCTAAAGGAGGAAATTGGCtgatttcaatattaaatttttggtCATTTAGTCTGCATACAACATGTCAAACCTCTACAAAGATTATTGCCTAGTATTCCCTGGTGAATCATTGCCAAATCTGGTTTCGATGAAATGTAAACATCCTGGAAAAATAATTCGAGTTGGAACAAAGTCgattaatatataatgaaaCATTCAATTCAAGCATAGAAACTATGCTTTCTACCATATCCATCCTTGTAAAGTTatccttaataaaaaatcaataaaattataggtatttagtttgagtatataaatatattattatatgatttaataattttaaattaataataaaataatatttaattacataaaaatattgagTTTGAGTATACAATCGATAAAGTGTACTCAAGATACAAGACTCCAAGTTGGGATTTTTGTTGG
Above is a genomic segment from Mangifera indica cultivar Alphonso chromosome 3, CATAS_Mindica_2.1, whole genome shotgun sequence containing:
- the LOC123210733 gene encoding pentatricopeptide repeat-containing protein At1g08070, chloroplastic-like, which encodes MITTGLIQYPPSASKLVASFALSNFSGTTSTARSIAERVRGRNSYTWNTIIRGFLEENKPEDAFSVYSYVRKKALPVDSYTLMFVTKACGLITLSLGEQVHAQICKMGFVFEIIIQTALLGLYALFGVLSDMQQMFDEMPHRDIVTWNALIAAYAQHGSHFKVLELLRAMMNDSLGPNEKTVVSILSAFSSLKGLREGKVVHCYVVKSIVNLDVFVYNALIGMYSKCGNLPCALRIFQLMPVRNVVSWTLMINGCCDNNFPNEGLDLFKEMECENVKPDAITMISVVSMCSKLGSFELGEWIDQYVEKSGLANESVSLANALIDMHAKCGNIKKACQVFDGIVEKTLVSWNSIIHGLAVHGQGISALVRFSQMLREGFEPDDIVFLSILSACSHAGLVDEGQKCFHSMIKDYHLEPWLEHYACMVDLLCRAGLINEAFEFIVNMPVNPNTIMLRILLKACQNHGDIVIANQVMNYLYELGPKSKEDYLVLSNFYATVSKWDVVDEVRKEMKVKGLAIRDPGCSSIELKEEIG